In Quercus robur chromosome 10, dhQueRobu3.1, whole genome shotgun sequence, a genomic segment contains:
- the LOC126702485 gene encoding myb-related protein 306 produces the protein MGRPPCCDKVGVKKGPWTPEEDIILVSYIQEHGPGNWRSVPTNTGLLRCSKSCRLRWTNYLRPGIKRGNFTDHEEKMIVHLQALLGNRWAAIASYLPQRTDNDIKNYWNTHLKKKLSKLNSGPDGQKQDGFLSSQPKGQWERRLQTDIHMAKQALCEALSLDKPTQLPDSKPSNNSYHPFTKPYQASSTYASSADNIARLLENWKKNSSPKSAQTNSETTQNSSNNNLGATGSSSSEGAQSATTPDQAFDSLLSFNSSTSESVSVDETANLTPETSLFQDESKSNMETQVPLQLIEKWLFDDGTTQGQDDLINMPLEDNAVFF, from the exons atgggaagGCCACCTTGCTGTGACAAAGTTGGAGTGAAGAAAGGTCCGTGGACTCCAGAGGAAGACATAATATTGGTCTCTTACATTCAAGAACATGGTCCAGGAAATTGGAGATCAGTTCCCACCAATACAG GTTTGCTCAGATGCAGTAAGAGCTGCAGACTTAGATGGACTAATTACCTCAGGCCTGGTATTAAGCGTGGTAACTTCACTGATCATGAGGAGAAGATGATAGTCCACCTCCAAGCTCTTTTGGGTAATAG ATGGGCAGCCATAGCATCCTATCTTCCACAGAGAACAGacaatgatataaaaaattattggaacacccatttaaaaaagaaactcaGCAAGCTTAATTCTGGTCCTGATGGCCAAAAACAAGATGGGTTCTTATCCTCACAGCCGAAGGGTCAGTGGGAGAGAAGGCTCCAGACAGATATCCATATGGCTAAGCAAGCTCTATGTGAGGCTTTGTCCCTTGACAAACCAACCCAATTGCCTGATTCAAAGCCCTCTAATAATAGCTATCACCCTTTTACCAAACCATATCAAGCATCATCCACATATGCATCAAGTGCTGACAACATAGCTCGATTGCTCGAGAACTGGAAGAAAAATTCATCACCAAAATCAGCTCAGACAAACTCAGAAACCACTCAGAATTCCTCAAACAACAACCTTGGGGCAACTGGTTCCAGTTCTAGTGAAGGGGCACAAAGTGCCACAACACCAGATCAAGCTTTTGACTCACTGTTGAGCTTCAATTCTTCCACCTCTGAATCTGTGTCGGTGGATGAGACAGCGAATTTGACACCAGAAACCAGCCTCTTCCAAGATGAAAGCAAGTCAAATATGGAGACTCAAGTCCCTCTCCAATTGATAGAGAAGTGGTTGTTTGATGATGGCACAACTCAGGGGCAAGATGACCTAATTAACATGCCACTAGAGGACAATGCAGTGTTTTTCTAA